In Cervus elaphus chromosome 24, mCerEla1.1, whole genome shotgun sequence, a single genomic region encodes these proteins:
- the ZBTB47 gene encoding zinc finger and BTB domain-containing protein 47 isoform X3: MGRLNEQRLFQPDLCDVDLVLVPQRSVFPAHKGVLAAYSQFFHSLFTQNKQLQRVELSLEALAPGGLQQILNFIYTSKLLVNAANVHEVLSAASLLQMADIAASCQELLDARSLGPPGPGAVALAQPAAGCTPAAPPYYCDIKQEADAPGLPKIYAREGPDPYSVRVEDGAGATGSTVPAALGPAQPFFKEEKEGGVEEAGGPPASLCKLEGGEELEEELGGSGTYSRREQSQIIVEVNLNNQTLHVSTGPEGKPGATTGPATMVLGREDGLQRHSEEEEDDEEEEDEEEEEEEGGGSGAEEEEDEEGGSQGEEGEEEEDEEEEGQSEQEEEEEEEEEGHSEQDQESSEEEEDEEDGEAGGRQGGLGRRGSRAEPPAHSRMATRSARRRGPPEPEEAGRRGGKRPKPPAGVAPAPGSRGPQAADGLGAKVKLEEKQHHPCQKCPRVFNNRWYLEKHMNVTHSRMQICDQCGKRFLLESELLLHRQTDCERNIQCVTCGKAFKKLWSLHEHNKIVHGYAEKKFSCEICEKKFYTMAHVRKHMVAHTKDMPFTCETCGKSFKRSMSLKVHSLQHSGEKPFRCENCNERFQYKYQLRSHMSIHIGHKQFMCQWCGKDFNMKQYFDEHMKTHTGEKPYICEICGKSFTSRPNMKRHRRTHTGEKPYPCDVCGQRFRFSNMLKAHKEKCFRVSHPMASDGAPATPGLPPTQPQALPLLPGLPQTLPPPPHLPPPPPLFPTASSPGSGRLSTNN; the protein is encoded by the exons ATGGGCCGCCTGAACGAGCAGCGCCTGTTCCAGCCTGACCTGTGCGACGTGGACTTGGTGCTGGTGCCCCAGCGCAGCGTCTTCCCGGCCCACAAGGGCGTGCTGGCCGCCTACAGCCAGTTCTTTCACTCGCTCTTCACCCAAAACAAGCAGCTGCAGCGCGTGGAGCTGTCCCTGGAGGCGCTGGCGCCCGGCGGCCTGCAGCAGATCCTCAACTTCATCTACACGTCCAAGCTGCTGGTCAACGCGGCCAACGTCCACGAGGTGCTGAGTGCTGCCTCACTGCTGCAGATGGCCGACATCGCCGCGTCCTGCCAGGAGCTGCTGGACGCCCGCTCCCTCGGCCCCCCGGGCCCCGGTGCCGTGGCCCTCGCCCAACCGGCTGCTGGCTGCACCCCGGCTGCACCACCCTACTACTGCGACATCAAGCAGGAGGCCGACGCCCCGGGCCTGCCCAAGATCTACGCCCGAGAAGGCCCCGACCCCTACTCAGTGCGCGTGGAGGACGGGGCTGGGGCCACGGGTAGCACAGTGCCTGCCGCCCTCGGGCCGGCTCAGCCCTTCttcaaggaggagaaggagggtggCGTTGAAGAGGCCGGCGGGCCCCCGGCCAGCTTGTGCAagctggagggtggggaggagctggaggaagagCTCGGGGGTTCTGGCACCTACAGTCGGCGGGAGCAGTCCCAGATCATCGTGGAGGTGAACCTCAACAACCAGACGCTGCACGTGTCCACAGGGCCCGAGGGCAAGCCGGGCGCCACCACGGGCCCGGCCACCATGGTGCTCGGCCGGGAGGACGGGCTGCAGAGACACTCGGAAGAGGAGGAGGacgacgaggaggaggaggacgaggaggaggaagaggaggagggaggaggcagtggtgcggaggaggaggaggacgaggagggCGGCagccagggggaggagggggaggaggaggaggacgaggaggaggaagggcagagcgagcaggaggaggaagaggaggaggaagaagaagggcACAGTGAGCAGGATCAGGagagctcagaggaggaggaagatgaggaggaCGGGGAGGCGGGGGGCCGGCAGGGCGGGCTGGGGCGCCGAGGCAGCCGGGCCGAGCCCCCGGCCCACAGTCGCATGGCCACGAGGTCCGCCCGGCGACGTGGCCCCCCTGAGCCGGAGGAGGCCGGGCGGCGGGGCGGGAAGCGGCCAAAGCCCCCTGCAGGAGTGGCTCCCGCTCCTGGCTCCCGAGGGCCACAGGCTGCCGACGGGCTGGGGGCCAAGGTAAAGCTGGAGGAGAAGCAGCACCATCCGTGCCAGAAGTGCCCGCGAGTTTTCAACAACCGCTGGTACCTGGAGAAGCACATGAATGTGACCCACAGCCGCATGCAGATCTGCGACCAGTGCGGCAAGCGCTTCCTGTTAGAGAGCGAGCTGCTGCTGCACCGGCAGACGGACTGCGAACGCAACATCCAG TGTGTGACATGTGGCAAAGCTTTTAAGAAGCTCTGGTCCCTCCACGAGCACAATAAAATTGTGCACGGCTACGCAGAAAAGAAGTTCTCCTGTGAAATTTGTGAGAAGAAGTTCTACACCATGGCTCACGTGCGCAAGCACATGGTTG CCCACACCAAGGACATGCCCTTCACCTGCGAGACCTGTGGGAAGTCCTTCAAACGCAGCATGTCTCTCAAGGTGCACTCCCTGCAGCACTCCGGGGAGAAGCCGTTCAGATGCGAG AACTGCAACGAGCGCTTCCAGTACAAGTACCAGCTGCGGTCACACATGAGCATCCACATCGGCCACAAACAGTTCATGTGCCAGTGGTGTGGCAAAGACTTCAACATGAAGCAGTACTTTGATGAGCACATGAAGACCCACACAG GGGAGAAGCCGTACATCTGCGAGATCTGCGGCAAGAGCTTCACCAGCCGGCCCAACATGAAGCGGCACCGGCGCACGCACACCGGCGAGAAGCCCTACCCCTGCGACGTGTGCGGCCAGCGCTTCCGTTTCTCCAACATGCTCAAGGCGCACAAGGAGAAGTGCTTCCGGGTCAGCCACCCCATGGCCAGCGACGGCGCCCCCGCGACCCcgggcctgccccccacccagccccaggcGCTGCCCCTGCTGCCCGGGCTGCCGCAGACCCTGCCACCCCCGCCGCAcctgccgcccccgccgccgctcTTCCCCACGGCCTCCAGCCCGGGCAGCGGGAGGCTGAGCACCAACAACTAA
- the ZBTB47 gene encoding zinc finger and BTB domain-containing protein 47 isoform X1, with protein sequence MKGFDQCSCGSHSPICPGRPCAARGSHQLLVEKTTDSPAAEFSLVEDVALHFACLMGRLNEQRLFQPDLCDVDLVLVPQRSVFPAHKGVLAAYSQFFHSLFTQNKQLQRVELSLEALAPGGLQQILNFIYTSKLLVNAANVHEVLSAASLLQMADIAASCQELLDARSLGPPGPGAVALAQPAAGCTPAAPPYYCDIKQEADAPGLPKIYAREGPDPYSVRVEDGAGATGSTVPAALGPAQPFFKEEKEGGVEEAGGPPASLCKLEGGEELEEELGGSGTYSRREQSQIIVEVNLNNQTLHVSTGPEGKPGATTGPATMVLGREDGLQRHSEEEEDDEEEEDEEEEEEEGGGSGAEEEEDEEGGSQGEEGEEEEDEEEEGQSEQEEEEEEEEEGHSEQDQESSEEEEDEEDGEAGGRQGGLGRRGSRAEPPAHSRMATRSARRRGPPEPEEAGRRGGKRPKPPAGVAPAPGSRGPQAADGLGAKVKLEEKQHHPCQKCPRVFNNRWYLEKHMNVTHSRMQICDQCGKRFLLESELLLHRQTDCERNIQCVTCGKAFKKLWSLHEHNKIVHGYAEKKFSCEICEKKFYTMAHVRKHMVAHTKDMPFTCETCGKSFKRSMSLKVHSLQHSGEKPFRCENCNERFQYKYQLRSHMSIHIGHKQFMCQWCGKDFNMKQYFDEHMKTHTGEKPYICEICGKSFTSRPNMKRHRRTHTGEKPYPCDVCGQRFRFSNMLKAHKEKCFRVSHPMASDGAPATPGLPPTQPQALPLLPGLPQTLPPPPHLPPPPPLFPTASSPGSGRLSTNN encoded by the exons ATGAAAGGCTTTGATCAATGCAGCTGTGGTTCGCATTCTCCCATCTGTCCTGGGCGTCCCTGTGCAGCCAGAGGCAGCCATCAG TTGCTGGTTGAGAAGACAACGGACTCACCGGCGGCCGAGTTCTCGCTGGTGGAGGACGTGGCGCTGCACTTCGCCTGCTTGATGGGCCGCCTGAACGAGCAGCGCCTGTTCCAGCCTGACCTGTGCGACGTGGACTTGGTGCTGGTGCCCCAGCGCAGCGTCTTCCCGGCCCACAAGGGCGTGCTGGCCGCCTACAGCCAGTTCTTTCACTCGCTCTTCACCCAAAACAAGCAGCTGCAGCGCGTGGAGCTGTCCCTGGAGGCGCTGGCGCCCGGCGGCCTGCAGCAGATCCTCAACTTCATCTACACGTCCAAGCTGCTGGTCAACGCGGCCAACGTCCACGAGGTGCTGAGTGCTGCCTCACTGCTGCAGATGGCCGACATCGCCGCGTCCTGCCAGGAGCTGCTGGACGCCCGCTCCCTCGGCCCCCCGGGCCCCGGTGCCGTGGCCCTCGCCCAACCGGCTGCTGGCTGCACCCCGGCTGCACCACCCTACTACTGCGACATCAAGCAGGAGGCCGACGCCCCGGGCCTGCCCAAGATCTACGCCCGAGAAGGCCCCGACCCCTACTCAGTGCGCGTGGAGGACGGGGCTGGGGCCACGGGTAGCACAGTGCCTGCCGCCCTCGGGCCGGCTCAGCCCTTCttcaaggaggagaaggagggtggCGTTGAAGAGGCCGGCGGGCCCCCGGCCAGCTTGTGCAagctggagggtggggaggagctggaggaagagCTCGGGGGTTCTGGCACCTACAGTCGGCGGGAGCAGTCCCAGATCATCGTGGAGGTGAACCTCAACAACCAGACGCTGCACGTGTCCACAGGGCCCGAGGGCAAGCCGGGCGCCACCACGGGCCCGGCCACCATGGTGCTCGGCCGGGAGGACGGGCTGCAGAGACACTCGGAAGAGGAGGAGGacgacgaggaggaggaggacgaggaggaggaagaggaggagggaggaggcagtggtgcggaggaggaggaggacgaggagggCGGCagccagggggaggagggggaggaggaggaggacgaggaggaggaagggcagagcgagcaggaggaggaagaggaggaggaagaagaagggcACAGTGAGCAGGATCAGGagagctcagaggaggaggaagatgaggaggaCGGGGAGGCGGGGGGCCGGCAGGGCGGGCTGGGGCGCCGAGGCAGCCGGGCCGAGCCCCCGGCCCACAGTCGCATGGCCACGAGGTCCGCCCGGCGACGTGGCCCCCCTGAGCCGGAGGAGGCCGGGCGGCGGGGCGGGAAGCGGCCAAAGCCCCCTGCAGGAGTGGCTCCCGCTCCTGGCTCCCGAGGGCCACAGGCTGCCGACGGGCTGGGGGCCAAGGTAAAGCTGGAGGAGAAGCAGCACCATCCGTGCCAGAAGTGCCCGCGAGTTTTCAACAACCGCTGGTACCTGGAGAAGCACATGAATGTGACCCACAGCCGCATGCAGATCTGCGACCAGTGCGGCAAGCGCTTCCTGTTAGAGAGCGAGCTGCTGCTGCACCGGCAGACGGACTGCGAACGCAACATCCAG TGTGTGACATGTGGCAAAGCTTTTAAGAAGCTCTGGTCCCTCCACGAGCACAATAAAATTGTGCACGGCTACGCAGAAAAGAAGTTCTCCTGTGAAATTTGTGAGAAGAAGTTCTACACCATGGCTCACGTGCGCAAGCACATGGTTG CCCACACCAAGGACATGCCCTTCACCTGCGAGACCTGTGGGAAGTCCTTCAAACGCAGCATGTCTCTCAAGGTGCACTCCCTGCAGCACTCCGGGGAGAAGCCGTTCAGATGCGAG AACTGCAACGAGCGCTTCCAGTACAAGTACCAGCTGCGGTCACACATGAGCATCCACATCGGCCACAAACAGTTCATGTGCCAGTGGTGTGGCAAAGACTTCAACATGAAGCAGTACTTTGATGAGCACATGAAGACCCACACAG GGGAGAAGCCGTACATCTGCGAGATCTGCGGCAAGAGCTTCACCAGCCGGCCCAACATGAAGCGGCACCGGCGCACGCACACCGGCGAGAAGCCCTACCCCTGCGACGTGTGCGGCCAGCGCTTCCGTTTCTCCAACATGCTCAAGGCGCACAAGGAGAAGTGCTTCCGGGTCAGCCACCCCATGGCCAGCGACGGCGCCCCCGCGACCCcgggcctgccccccacccagccccaggcGCTGCCCCTGCTGCCCGGGCTGCCGCAGACCCTGCCACCCCCGCCGCAcctgccgcccccgccgccgctcTTCCCCACGGCCTCCAGCCCGGGCAGCGGGAGGCTGAGCACCAACAACTAA
- the KLHL40 gene encoding kelch-like protein 40, with protein sequence MALGLEQAEEQRLYQQTLLQDGLKDMLDHGKFLDCVVRVGEREFPCHRLVLAACSPYFRARFLAEPESAGELRLEEVSPDVVAQVLHYLYTSEIALDEASVQDLFAAAHRFQIPSIFTICVSFLQKRLCLANCLAVFRLGLLLDCARLAVSARDFICARFSLVARDADFLGLSADELIAIISSDGLNVEKEEAVFEAVMRWASSGDAKAQAERQRALPTVFESVRFRLLPRAFLESRVERHPLVRSQPELLRKVQMVKDAHEGRITVLRKKKKEKGKESAGAKATDKGTTEAKVEEEEEEAERILPGILNDTLRFGMFLQDLIFMISEEGAVAYDPAANECYCASLSTQIPKNHVSLVTKENQIFVAGGLFYNEDNKEDPMSAYFLQFDHLDSEWLGMPPLPSPRCLFGLGEALNSIYVVGGRELKDDEQSLDSVMCYDRQSFKWGESDPLPYAVYGHSVLSHMDLVYVIGGKGSNRKCLNKMSVYDPKKFEWRELAPMKTPRSLFGATIHDGRIFVAAGVTDTGLTSSAEVYNIADNKWAPFEAFPQERSSLSLVSLAGTLYAIGGFATLETESGELVPTELNDIWRYNEDEKKWEGVLREIAYAAGATFLPVRLNVLRLTKL encoded by the exons ATGGCGCTGGGCTTGGAGCAGGCCGAGGAGCAGCGGCTGTACCAGCAGACGCTCCTGCAGGACGGGCTCAAGGACATGCTGGACCACGGCAAGTTCCTCGACTGTGTGGTGCGGGTGGGTGAGCGCGAGTTCCCGTGCCACCGCCTGGTACTGGCCGCCTGCAGCCCCTACTTCCGGGCGCGCTTCCTGGCCGAGCCTGAGAGCGCAGGCGAGCTGCGCCTGGAGGAGGTGTCCCCTGACGTGGTGGCCCAGGTGCTCCACTATCTGTACACCTCAGAGATCGCGCTGGACGAGGCGAGCGTTCAGGACCTGTTCGCCGCGGCGCACCGCTTCCAGATCCCTTCCATCTTCACCATCTGCGTGTCCTTCCTGCAGAAGCGCCTGTGCCTGGCCAACTGCCTGGCGGTCTTCCGCCTCGGCCTCCTGCTCGACTGCGCGCGCCTCGCCGTGTCTGCTCGCGACTTCATCTGCGCGCGCTTCTCGCTGGTGGCCCGCGACGCCGACTTCCTAGGGCTCTCAGCCGACGAGCTCATCGCCATCATCTCCAGCGATGGCCTCAACGTGGAGAAGGAGGAAGCCGTGTTCGAAGCGGTGATGCGATGGGCAAGCAGCGGTGACGCCAAGGCGCAAGCCGAACGCCAGCGCGCACTGCCCACGGTCTTCGAGAGTGTGCGCTTCCGCTTGCTGCCACGCGCCTTCCTGGAGAGCCGCGTGGAGCGCCACCCTCTCGTGCGTTCCCAGCCAGAGCTGCTGCGCAAGgtgcagatggtgaaggatgcCCACGAGGGCCGCATCACCGTGCTGcgcaagaagaagaaggagaaggggaaggagtcGGCTGGAGCCAAGGCCACTGACAAGGGCACAACTGAAGccaaggtggaggaggaggaagaggaggcagagCGCATCCTACCCGGGATCCTTAATGACACCCTGCGCTTTGGCATGTTCCTGCAGGACCTCATCTTCATGATCAGTGAGGAGGGCGCCGTGGCCTATGACCCGGCAGCCAATGAGTGCTACTGTGCCTCCCTCTCAACCCAGATCCCCAAGAACCATGTCAGCCTAGTGACCAAAGAGAACCAGATCTTCGTGGCTGGAGGCCTTTTCTACAATGAGGACAACAAAGAGGACCCCATGAGCGCTTACTTCTTGCAG TTTGACCACCTGGACTCGGAGTGGCTGGGGATGCCGCCCCTGCCGTCGCCGCGCTGCCTCTTCGGACTGGGAGAGGCTCTTAACTCCATCTACGTGGTCGGCGGCCGAGAACTCAAGGACGACGAGCAAAGCCTGGACTCCGTCATGTGCTACGACAGACA GTCGTTCAAATGGGGCGAATCGGACCCGCTGCCCTATGCCGTGTACGGACACTCGGTGCTCTCCCATATGGATCTGGTCTACGTCATTGGCGGGAAAGGCAGCAACAG GAAGTGCCTGAACAAGATGTCGGTCTACGACCCTAAGAAGTTCGAGTGGAGGGAGCTGGCGCCCATGAAGACTCCCCGCTCACTCTTCGGGGCCACCATCCATGACGGCCGCATTTTTGTAGCTGCTGGGGTCACAGACACAGGGCTGACCAGCTCAGCCGAAGTGTACAACATTGCGGACAACAA gtgggcaCCCTTTGAGGCCTTCCCACAGGAGCGCAGCTCACTCAGCCTGGTCAGCCTGGCGGGCACCCTCTATGCCATTGGTGGCTTTGCCACTCTGGAGACGGAGTCCGGGGAGCTGGTTCCCACAGAGCTCAACGACATCTGGAG ATACAATGAGGACGAGAAGAAGTGGGAGGGGGTCCTCCGGGAGATCGCCTACGCCGCCGGCGCCACCTTCCTACCTGTGCGGCTCAACGTGTTGCGCCTGACCAAGCTGTGA
- the ZBTB47 gene encoding zinc finger and BTB domain-containing protein 47 isoform X2: MLLVEKTTDSPAAEFSLVEDVALHFACLMGRLNEQRLFQPDLCDVDLVLVPQRSVFPAHKGVLAAYSQFFHSLFTQNKQLQRVELSLEALAPGGLQQILNFIYTSKLLVNAANVHEVLSAASLLQMADIAASCQELLDARSLGPPGPGAVALAQPAAGCTPAAPPYYCDIKQEADAPGLPKIYAREGPDPYSVRVEDGAGATGSTVPAALGPAQPFFKEEKEGGVEEAGGPPASLCKLEGGEELEEELGGSGTYSRREQSQIIVEVNLNNQTLHVSTGPEGKPGATTGPATMVLGREDGLQRHSEEEEDDEEEEDEEEEEEEGGGSGAEEEEDEEGGSQGEEGEEEEDEEEEGQSEQEEEEEEEEEGHSEQDQESSEEEEDEEDGEAGGRQGGLGRRGSRAEPPAHSRMATRSARRRGPPEPEEAGRRGGKRPKPPAGVAPAPGSRGPQAADGLGAKVKLEEKQHHPCQKCPRVFNNRWYLEKHMNVTHSRMQICDQCGKRFLLESELLLHRQTDCERNIQCVTCGKAFKKLWSLHEHNKIVHGYAEKKFSCEICEKKFYTMAHVRKHMVAHTKDMPFTCETCGKSFKRSMSLKVHSLQHSGEKPFRCENCNERFQYKYQLRSHMSIHIGHKQFMCQWCGKDFNMKQYFDEHMKTHTGEKPYICEICGKSFTSRPNMKRHRRTHTGEKPYPCDVCGQRFRFSNMLKAHKEKCFRVSHPMASDGAPATPGLPPTQPQALPLLPGLPQTLPPPPHLPPPPPLFPTASSPGSGRLSTNN; the protein is encoded by the exons ATG TTGCTGGTTGAGAAGACAACGGACTCACCGGCGGCCGAGTTCTCGCTGGTGGAGGACGTGGCGCTGCACTTCGCCTGCTTGATGGGCCGCCTGAACGAGCAGCGCCTGTTCCAGCCTGACCTGTGCGACGTGGACTTGGTGCTGGTGCCCCAGCGCAGCGTCTTCCCGGCCCACAAGGGCGTGCTGGCCGCCTACAGCCAGTTCTTTCACTCGCTCTTCACCCAAAACAAGCAGCTGCAGCGCGTGGAGCTGTCCCTGGAGGCGCTGGCGCCCGGCGGCCTGCAGCAGATCCTCAACTTCATCTACACGTCCAAGCTGCTGGTCAACGCGGCCAACGTCCACGAGGTGCTGAGTGCTGCCTCACTGCTGCAGATGGCCGACATCGCCGCGTCCTGCCAGGAGCTGCTGGACGCCCGCTCCCTCGGCCCCCCGGGCCCCGGTGCCGTGGCCCTCGCCCAACCGGCTGCTGGCTGCACCCCGGCTGCACCACCCTACTACTGCGACATCAAGCAGGAGGCCGACGCCCCGGGCCTGCCCAAGATCTACGCCCGAGAAGGCCCCGACCCCTACTCAGTGCGCGTGGAGGACGGGGCTGGGGCCACGGGTAGCACAGTGCCTGCCGCCCTCGGGCCGGCTCAGCCCTTCttcaaggaggagaaggagggtggCGTTGAAGAGGCCGGCGGGCCCCCGGCCAGCTTGTGCAagctggagggtggggaggagctggaggaagagCTCGGGGGTTCTGGCACCTACAGTCGGCGGGAGCAGTCCCAGATCATCGTGGAGGTGAACCTCAACAACCAGACGCTGCACGTGTCCACAGGGCCCGAGGGCAAGCCGGGCGCCACCACGGGCCCGGCCACCATGGTGCTCGGCCGGGAGGACGGGCTGCAGAGACACTCGGAAGAGGAGGAGGacgacgaggaggaggaggacgaggaggaggaagaggaggagggaggaggcagtggtgcggaggaggaggaggacgaggagggCGGCagccagggggaggagggggaggaggaggaggacgaggaggaggaagggcagagcgagcaggaggaggaagaggaggaggaagaagaagggcACAGTGAGCAGGATCAGGagagctcagaggaggaggaagatgaggaggaCGGGGAGGCGGGGGGCCGGCAGGGCGGGCTGGGGCGCCGAGGCAGCCGGGCCGAGCCCCCGGCCCACAGTCGCATGGCCACGAGGTCCGCCCGGCGACGTGGCCCCCCTGAGCCGGAGGAGGCCGGGCGGCGGGGCGGGAAGCGGCCAAAGCCCCCTGCAGGAGTGGCTCCCGCTCCTGGCTCCCGAGGGCCACAGGCTGCCGACGGGCTGGGGGCCAAGGTAAAGCTGGAGGAGAAGCAGCACCATCCGTGCCAGAAGTGCCCGCGAGTTTTCAACAACCGCTGGTACCTGGAGAAGCACATGAATGTGACCCACAGCCGCATGCAGATCTGCGACCAGTGCGGCAAGCGCTTCCTGTTAGAGAGCGAGCTGCTGCTGCACCGGCAGACGGACTGCGAACGCAACATCCAG TGTGTGACATGTGGCAAAGCTTTTAAGAAGCTCTGGTCCCTCCACGAGCACAATAAAATTGTGCACGGCTACGCAGAAAAGAAGTTCTCCTGTGAAATTTGTGAGAAGAAGTTCTACACCATGGCTCACGTGCGCAAGCACATGGTTG CCCACACCAAGGACATGCCCTTCACCTGCGAGACCTGTGGGAAGTCCTTCAAACGCAGCATGTCTCTCAAGGTGCACTCCCTGCAGCACTCCGGGGAGAAGCCGTTCAGATGCGAG AACTGCAACGAGCGCTTCCAGTACAAGTACCAGCTGCGGTCACACATGAGCATCCACATCGGCCACAAACAGTTCATGTGCCAGTGGTGTGGCAAAGACTTCAACATGAAGCAGTACTTTGATGAGCACATGAAGACCCACACAG GGGAGAAGCCGTACATCTGCGAGATCTGCGGCAAGAGCTTCACCAGCCGGCCCAACATGAAGCGGCACCGGCGCACGCACACCGGCGAGAAGCCCTACCCCTGCGACGTGTGCGGCCAGCGCTTCCGTTTCTCCAACATGCTCAAGGCGCACAAGGAGAAGTGCTTCCGGGTCAGCCACCCCATGGCCAGCGACGGCGCCCCCGCGACCCcgggcctgccccccacccagccccaggcGCTGCCCCTGCTGCCCGGGCTGCCGCAGACCCTGCCACCCCCGCCGCAcctgccgcccccgccgccgctcTTCCCCACGGCCTCCAGCCCGGGCAGCGGGAGGCTGAGCACCAACAACTAA